A DNA window from Carassius gibelio isolate Cgi1373 ecotype wild population from Czech Republic chromosome A8, carGib1.2-hapl.c, whole genome shotgun sequence contains the following coding sequences:
- the znf335 gene encoding zinc finger protein 335 isoform X1 has protein sequence MDSEEMEVESSSDVGHSGMEEPSESGMGMESSEAMSADSSDAAAPPATAPESDCHVGQSSEGIVVFIPETSSSTDVRRVNLPDSSSVAQSTSVSSVSTVTQSVLVSESVQVLVHSSAVSEGGMMVSDSTASTSSDLGSAIDKIIESTIGPDIMNGCIAVTSAEDGSAETTQYLILQGPDDGAPMVAQMSSSALSSRIAVEALADGPTSTCLDQADLSDNPQGSVEPDQPGHSGYREHDDGSSSCSRPDQPQHSQYTEWSGEEDPDQTREARYIECSGAEPDQTPRHSGVTNYNMADSEEPLGRYAAECSGTNSSPQRRSFCSSRYVVECSDDYVEYSAEGVERPQHSRYIDSSMDDREHVSASEQEGSAVDEPQHSYLPQGSLYADEGAVRHSLADTVGSQLTDQMDCNDNLPCPYISSSGTYSTHPEPEVVESGVVVESGHRTPNMAELEEMMEVVIVQQFKCKMCPYKSVSKDTLINHMRDKHFKPPGVPGQKKRGRGRPRKSESRARAVPEVKKEEPPEEEEDDIIDAGALDDQGDSDYKPADEEARSRLASSHCTPPPSCSSSSSSSSRKRPRRIVGPPRKFLPDSESVAASQTNNAEDPQAPEEASSSGLENGSSSLSNGSAVEPVVSQSDSENKDPSSNTGPDDLEFLPKKRGRPSKRFLQKKYKKFMNRNKYYRSLKPLLRPHNCWICGSRFLSQEDLRFHVDSHEGNDPECFKCLQCSYRCKRWSSLKEHMFNHEGTKPYKCEVCDYSSVYKKDVIRHSAVHNKSKSRKTDMSCVKPSQVPKVSEFPCPICCRVYPMQKRLTQHMKTHSTEKPHMCDKCGKSFKKRYTFKMHLLTHIQNCGNSMFKCEFCEYTCNDKKHLLNHQLSHTSDKPFKCEECKYSTSKEDFLVSHIAIKHTGEKPFSCDMCHFTTRHRKNLRLHVQCRHPEAFDEWSQSHPEEPIRRRQTPAFSMQQIEELRLQNETNGFQETIVTVDPITFQTMETLENTSVSQDELGNTTIIYEEAQTTDLSAQNALDLLLNMRNARELQVAVLKPDGKTLETGSWTGAGSGSESSSLQPQKIVTFHVSENGDTLVQEAFETATGTMEQEETTGVSQEVTQIGIGTYEGADFSVVEQASEETTHSSLEEPSEEPQIMEVSTEPLSISTPLKENKEKFYLSSSLTDGVLQQVELSSEAPGSPSLCPSPTSQQLNTKRFSCRICMEAFHGRSDMENHKRAHIDPKTFKCPDCDFTAPSWPEVKSHMAMHAYLRPHKCNSCSFASKNKKDLRRHMMTHTNEKPYACQVCGQRFNRNGHLKFHMERLHTQEPSPRKTRSVPSQQTIIVNSDEEALATLQNLQAGQAVISPERLQQALGQEHIIVAQDQTLSDQEEATYIQQITTVDGQTVQHLMTGDNQVTEVQYIISQDGVQHLLPREYVVVSEGNHIQMEDGRIAHIQYEHDGTFLQEQQIALSQDGQIQYVPITAEQQIVDPEDLEAAAHSAVTAVADAAMAQTQTVYTEATPEQLEQLQQQGIQYDVITFTEQ, from the exons ATGGACTCTGAGGAGATGGAGGTGGAGAGCAGCAGCGATGTGGGGCATTCTGGGATGGAGGAGCCGTCGGAGAGCGGGATGGGCATGGAGTCTTCAGAAGCCATGTCTGCTGATAGCAGCGATGCGGCGGCTCCTCCTGCCACGGCCCCAGAATCAGACTGTCACGTAGGACAGAGCTCTGAGGGAATTGTG GTTTTTATCCCGGAGACAAGCTCCAGTACAGATGTGCGAAGAGTTAATCTCCCAGACTCCTCTTCTGTGGCCCAGTCAACCAGTGTGTCAAGCGTCTCCACAGTGACACAGTCGGTCCTGGTGTCAGAGTCTGTCCAGGTCCTGGTCCACTCCAGTGCTGTCTCTGAAGGAGGAATGATGGTTTCTGATTCCACCGCTTCCACATCCTCTGATCTCGGTTCAGCTATTGACAAGATCATTGAATCCACCATTGGACCCGACATCATGAATG GATGTATTGCAGTTACAAGTGCAGAGGATGGTAGTGCAGAGACCACACAGTATCTGATACTCCAAGGTCCTGATGACG GAGCTCCTATGGTGGCTCAGATGTCTTCCTCTGCACTGTCAAGCCGCATTGCCGTTGAAGCACTTGCTGATGGACCCACCTCAACGTGCTTGGACCAGGCAGACCTGTCAGATAACCCGCAGGGCAGTGTGGAACCCGACCAGCCTGGACACTCCGGATACCGTGAGCACGACGATGGCAGCAGCAGCTGCAGTCGCCCAGACCAGCCGCAGCATTCCCAGTACACAGAGTGGAGTGGAGAAGAAGACCCAGACCAGACCAGAGAGGCCCGCTACATCGAGTGCTCAGGAGCTGAACCAGACCAGACCCCACGTCATTCAGGGGTCACCAACTACAATATGGCCGACTCGGAAGAACCTCTTGGGCGTTACGCAGCAGAGTGCAGTGGTACGAACAGTAGCCCTCAGAGGCGTTCGTTTTGCTCCTCCCGGTACGTCGTGGAGTGCAGTGATGACTACGTGGAGTACAGTGCCGAGGGTGTGGAGCGGCCGCAGCATTCACGGTATATCGACAGCAGCATGGATGATAGGGAGCATGTCTCAGCATCAGAGCAGGAAGGAAGCGCGGTAGACGAGCCCCAGCACTCCTATCTGCCCCAGGGCTCACTATATGCCGACGAGGGTGCAGTTCGGCACTCACTGGCTGACACAGTGGGATCCCAGCTCACTGATCAAATGGACTGCAATGATAACTTGCCCTGCCCATACATAAGTAGCAGTGGGACATATTCCACCCATCCAGAGCCTGAAGTGGTGGAGTCTGGGGTGGTGGTTGAGTCTGGGCACAGAACCCCAAACATGGCTGAGCTAGAGGAAATGATGGAGGTGGTGATCGTACAGCAGTTTAAGTGTAAGATGTGCCCGTATAAAAGTGTCTCCAAGGATACGCTCATCAACCACATGAGAGACAAACACTTTAAACCACCAG GTGTTCCGGGCCAAAAGAAACGTGGGCGGGGGCGTCCTCGAAAATCCGAGAGTAGGGCGCGAGCGGTCCCTGAGGTCAAGAAGGAGGAGCCTCcagaagaggaagaagatgaCATCATTGATGCAGGCGCTCTTGATGATCAAG GTGACAGTGATTATAAGCCAGCTGATGAAGAGGCCAGGTCCAGATTGGCTTCCAGTCACTGCACTCCTCCTCCTTCCTGctcttcatcctcttcctcatcctcacgGAAACGGCCCCGCAGGATAGTGGGGCCACCCCGCAAATTCCTTCCTGACTCAG AGTCAGTAGCGGCTTCTCAAACAAACAATGCAGAGGACCCTCAAGCTCCTGAAGAAGCAAGTTCCTCTGGACTGGAGAATGGATCTTCCTCTCTATCCAATGGGTCAGCAGTGGAACCAGTCGTCAGCCAGTCAGATTCAGAAAACAAAGATCCCTCGTCAAACACAGGCCCTGATGATCTGGAGTTTTTGCCCAAAAAACGAGGCCGGCCTTCTAAGAGATTCCTTCAAAAGAAGTACAAAAAGTTCATGAATCGCAA CAAGTACTACAGATCCCTCAAGCCTCTGCTAAGGCCTCATAACTGCTGGATCTGTGGTTCTCGCTTTCTGTCGCAAGAGGATCTCAGATTCCATGTAGATTCTCATGAGGGAAATGATCCTGAATGCTTTAAGTGCCTGCAGTGCAGCTACCGCTGCAAACGGTGGTCCTCACTGAAG GAGCACATGTTCAATCATGAAGGTACGAAACCATACAAATGTGAGGTGTGTGATTACTCCAGTGTTTATAAGAAAGACGTGATCCGGCACTCAGCTGTCCACAACAAAAGCAA GAGTCGGAAGACAGACATG TCTTGTGTCAAACCTTCACAGGTTCCTAAAGTGTCCGAATTTCCATGCCCCATCTGCTGTCGAGTGTACCCCATGCAGAAACGCCTGACGCAGCACATGAAGACACACAGCACAGAGAAACCTCACATGTGTGACAAG TGTGGGAAATCCTTCAAGAAGCGCTACACTTTTAAAATGCAtcttctcacacacatacagaattgTGGCAACAGCAT GTTTAAGTGTGAGTTCTGTGAGTACACCTGCAATGACAAAAAGCACCTGCTTAATCACCAGCTGTCCCACACCAGCGACAAACCGTTCAAATGCGAAGAGTGCAAGTACTCCACGAGTAAAGAGGATTTCCTGGTGTCCCACATTGCCATTAAACACACTG GTGAAAAGCCCTTCTCATGCGACATGTGCCACTtcacgaccagacacaggaagaaTCTGCGGCTGCATGTGCAGTGTCGCCATCCCGAGGCCTTCGATGAGTGGAGCCAATCCCACCCAGAAGAGCCAATTCGCCGGCGCCAGACGCCTGCTTTCAGTATGCAGCAGATTGAGGAGCTGAGATTACAGAACGAAACCAATGGATTTCAAGAGACCATT GTAACAGTGGACCCCATTACTTTCCAAACCATGGAGACCTTAGAGAACACATCTGTATCTCAAGATGAACTGGGAAACACTACCATCATTTATGAGGAAG CCCAGACTACAGACCTCTCAGCCCAGAATGCTCTCGATCTGCTGCTAAACATGAGGAACGCCAGAGAACTGCAG GTGGCAGTGTTGAAACCAGATGGTAAGACCCTGGAGACGGGTTCATGGACCGGAGCTGGCTCTGGGAGTGAGAGCTCGTCCTTGCAGCCTCAAAAGATCGTCACATTCCATGTGTCAGAGAACGGGGACACTCTGGTGCAGGAGGCGTTTGAGACCGCTACAGGGACCATGGAGCAAGAGGAGACAACAGGTGTGTCGCAGGAGGTGACACAGATTGGCATCGGTACATATGAGGGAGCAGATTTCAGTGTGGTGGAGCAAGCTTCTGAAGAAACGACACACAG CAGTTTAGAGGAGCCCTCAGAAGAGCCTCAGATCATGGAAGTGAGCACCGAGCCCTTGTCCATCTCTACACCTCTCAAAGAGAATAAAGAGAAGTTTTATTTGAGCTCAAGCTTGACAGATGGAGTCCTGCAGCAGGTAGAG CTGAGCAGTGAAGCTCCAGGTTCCCCTTCCCTGTGTCCATCACCCACTTCTCAACAGCTCAACACCAAACGCTTCTCCTGCCGCATCTGCATGGAGGCTTTCCACGGCCGCTCAGACATGGAGAACCACAAGAGGGCGCACATAGaccccaaaacattcaaatgccCCGACTGTGACTTCACAGCACCTTCTTGGCCAGAAGTCAAG TCTCACATGGCCATGCACGCATATTTGAGGCCTCATAAATGCAACAGCTGCAGTTTTGCCTCTAAAAACAAGAAAGACCTGAGACGCCACATGATGACACACACCAACGAAAAGCCTTACGCCTGTCAAGTCTGTGGCCAAAG GTTTAACCGGAACGGCCATCTGAAGTTCCACATGGAGAGGCTTCACACTCAGGAACCCTCGCCCCGGAAAACCCGCTCGGTCCCCTCTCAGCAGACCATCATCGTCAATAGTGATGAAGAAGCTTTAGCCACACTGCAGA ATCTGCAGGCCGGTCAGGCAGTCATCAGTCCGGAGAGACTGCAGCAGGCTTTGGGTCAGGAACACATCATTGTGGCTCAGGATCAGACTCTTTCTGACCAG GAGGAAGCAACATATATTCAACAGATCACAACAGTAGATGGACAGACGGTACAACACTTAATGACTGGAGACAATCAGGTCACTGAG GTCCAGTATATCATCTCTCAGGATGGAGTTCAGCACCTGCTCCCACGGGAGTATGTGGTGGTATCTGAAGGAAACCACATTCAG ATGGAGGATGGGCGGATTGCTCACATTCAGTACGAGCATGATGGAACGTTTCTGCAGGAGCAACAG ATTGCCCTGTCTCAGGATGGACAGATCCAGTACGTCCCCATCACTGCCGAGCAGCAGATTGTCGACCCTGAGGACCTGGAGGCAGCCGCCCATTCCGCTGTCACTG CTGTTGCAGACGCAGCCATGGCTCAGACTCAGACGGTTTACACCGAGGCCACACCTGAACAACTGGAGCAGCTGCAGCAGCAGGGCATCCAGTATGACGTCATCACTTTTACTGAGCAGTAG